The stretch of DNA CAATGCGACTTGACCTTACTGAGGCTGGTTTTGAAGAAATGAAAACCGCCGAAGCCGTTTCATCTGTTTTAGATGAAAAAGAAGGAACTGTTTTGGTTATGATTAATTCAGTTTGTGGTTGTGCCGCAGGAAATGCACGTCCAGCAGTAAAAATGGCTGCCAAACACACTAAGGTTCCAACAAAGCTGACTACAGTTTTTGCAGGACAAGACAAAGAGGCTGTTGCAAAAGTTAGAGATTATTGCTTGCCTTACCCTCCGTCA from Flavobacteriales bacterium encodes:
- a CDS encoding BrxA/BrxB family bacilliredoxin; the encoded protein is MYPEEICTPMRLDLTEAGFEEMKTAEAVSSVLDEKEGTVLVMINSVCGCAAGNARPAVKMAAKHTKVPTKLTTVFAGQDKEAVAKVRDYCLPYPPSSPSIALFKGGELVHFIERHHIEGRPAEMIAENLMQAFDENC